In Brachypodium distachyon strain Bd21 chromosome 2, Brachypodium_distachyon_v3.0, whole genome shotgun sequence, one genomic interval encodes:
- the LOC106866082 gene encoding actin cytoskeleton-regulatory complex protein PAN1-like, producing MRRARRSPTARFSTGTSAVVFAVAGEGWTLKTNRKKRSRVQAPLPASTVRQDLPAELAGLCFNCLAGDHVAAFCPNPTKCLHCKGEGHVTRACKARRTPSRSPPASAAAVRGAPPLGPALIRGGQRPGSALLVRQGPAAPIPVVVVAAPVVGAAAPPPAAVVAAVLAPVAVPPAGGARGSSPAAGCGFSVPLSGDLHHSEDGGGG from the exons ATGAGGAGGGCTCGGCGCAGTCCTACTGCGAGGTTCTCCACA GGCACGTCGGCTGTTGTTTTTGCTGTGGCTGGGGAGGGCTGGACCCTCAAGACCAACAGGAAGAAGCGGAGCCGCGTCCAGGCCCCCTTGCCGGCCTCGACGGTGCGCCAGGACCTGCCGGCCGAGCTTGCCGGCCTATGCTTCAActgcctcgccggcgaccatGTCGCGGCCTTCTGCCCCAATCCTACGAAGTGCCTCCACTGCAAGGGCGAGGGACATGTCACGAGGGCCTGCAAGGCGAGGCGTACCCCCTCCCGCTCCCCTCCGGCATCGGCGGCAGCAGTGCGTGGCGCGCCTCCCCTAGGCCCGGCTCTAATCCGTGGTGGGCAGCGTCCGGGGTCGGCGCTTCTTGTGCGGCAGGGGCCGGCTGCCCCGATTCCGGTGGTTGTGGTTGCGGCCCCGGTAGTGGGCGCGGCTGCCCCACCCCCGGCGGCTGTGGTTGCGGCGGTTCTGGCTCCCGTGGCTGTGCCCCCCGCCGGCGGTGCCAGAGGCTCTAGCCCTGCCGCGGGGTGCGGCTTCTCTGTGCCCTTGAGTGGAGACTTGCATCATTCGGAGGACGGTGGCGGTGGATGA
- the LOC100822029 gene encoding scopoletin glucosyltransferase, which yields MAMKDEQQPPLHILFFPFLAHGHLIPIADMAALFAARGVRCTILTTPVNAAIIRSVIDRANDASRQGTGFPEIEISVVPFPDVGLPAGVENGMALTSRGDRDKFYEAVKLLREPFDRFLAVHSHFDAVVSDSFFSWSVDAAAEHGIPRLGFLGTSMFARSCSDSMLRNNPLETAPDEPDALVALPGLPHRVELRRSQMMDPKKLPDHWEFFQSVNAADQRSFGELFNSFHELEPEYVEHYHTTLGRRTWLVGPVGLASKDMAARGTNTLSPDADSCLRWLDTKDANSVVYVSFGTLTSFSTGELRELARGLHLSGKNFVWVLRGAGAESSEWMPEDFAELMERGERGFIVRGWAPQMLILNHAALGGFVTHCGWNSTLEAVSAGVPMVTWPRYADQFNNEMLIVEVLKVGVSIGAKDYASSVETHEVIGGEVIAESISRLMGNTEEGDAIQKKAKDLGVKARSAVENGGSSYNDVGRLMEELMARRSSAKVERARTADGL from the coding sequence ATGGCTATGAAAgacgagcagcagccgccgctgcaCATCCTGTTCTTCCCGTTCCTCGCCCACGGCCACCTCATTCCGATCGCCGACATGGCCGCACTCTTTGCCGCTCGCGGCGTCCGGTGCACCATCCTTACCACGCCCGTCAACGCTGCCATCATCCGCTCAGTCATTGACCGGGCCAACGACGCTTCCCGGCAAGGCACCGGCTTCCCAGAGATTGAGATCTCTGTCGTGCCTTTCCCTGATGTCGGgctcccggcgggcgtcgagaaCGGCATGGCCCTTACATCCCGGGGCGACCGTGACAAGTTCTACGAAGCGGTGAAGCTTCTCCGAGAGCCGTTCGACAGGTTCTTGGCTGTGCACTCCCACTTCGACGCCGTGGTCTCCGACAGCTTCTTCAGTTGGTCCGTCGATGCCGCCGCGGAGCACGGCATCCCGCGCCTGGGATTCCTCGGCACCAGCATGTTCGCGCGGTCCTGCAGCGACAGCATGCTTCGGAACAACCCGCTGGAGACTGCCCCCGACGAACCCGACGCCCTCGTTGCCCTGCCGGGGCTGCCGCACCGCGTCGAGCTCAGGCGGAGCCAGATGATGGACCCCAAAAAGCTGCCGGACCACTGGGAATTCTTCCAGAGCGTCAACGCCGCGGACCAGAGGAGCTTCGGCGAGCTGTTCAACAGCTTCCACGAGCTCGAGCCCGAGTATGTCGAGCACTACCACACGACCCTCGGTCGCCGCACGTGGCTCGTCGGGCCGGTCGGGCTAGCCAGCAAGGACATGGCCGCGAGAGGCACAAACACTCTCTCGCCAGACGCCGACAGTTGCCTGCGGTGGCTTGACACCAAGGACGCCAACTCCGTGGTGTACGTCTCGTTCGGCACGCTCACCAGTTTCTCTACAGGGGAGCTGCGAGAGCTCGCCCGCGGCCTCCATCTCTCCGGCAAGAATTTCGTGTGGGTGCTCCGTGGCGCGGGCGCCGAGTCCTCAGAATGGATGCCTGAAGACTTCGCCGAGCTGATGGAACGCGGCGAACGCGGCTTCATCGTCCGGGGATGGGCGCCGCAGATGCTCATCCTGAACCACGCCGCCCTCGGCGGCTTCGTGACGCACTGTGGATGGAACTCGACGCTGGAGGCCGTGAGCGCCGGCGTGCCGATGGTCACCTGGCCGCGGTACGCAGATCAGTTCAACAACGAGATGCTCATCGTGGAGGTGCTCAAGGTGGGTGTCAGCATCGGCGCCAAGGACTATGCGTCGTCTGTGGAGACACACGAGGTGATCGGCGGTGAGGTGATCGCTGAATCCATCAGCAGATTGATGGGTAACACCGAGGAGGGCGACGCGATAcagaagaaggccaaggacCTCGGTGTTAAGGCAAGATCCGCGGTGGAGAACGGTGGTTCCTCGTACAATGATGTTGGGCGGCTGATGGAGGAGTTAATGGCCCGCAGGAGTTCAGCCAAGGTGGAGAGGGCCCGGACGGCTGATGGATTATGA